ACCGGGGCACGATTCGACGCGGGACGAGGCACTCCGTCGGCATAGCCGAGTCCAATCAACGCGAGGCGGCTGGGATTCGCAGTGCGGTAGGTATAGCCGTAAGAGACTCCGCGGCCCGCTGGCACCGGCTTCACCGCGACGACCTCACCGGATAACCGCAGGACCGGCTCGGTTGCGGATGCTTCGGCCGGTGCGGGTTCGGACAGGAGCCCGAACAACGCGGGACCGAGCATGTGCTGACCGGGTTCGCCGGCGAGCGGGCTTTCGGTGTGCAGTGACATCCGGATGCCCGCATCGGCCAGGCGACTGCGGTCGGCGTCAAGTGAGACAACTGCGCCGCCGAGGCCGGCGGCGTCAAGTGTGCGGGCAATCTGGAGCAGACCGTGCCCGTAGGCGTCGGCCCGCAGGTCCGCCACTTCGGCGGCCGGGCTGTCGGTCAGCTTCGCCAGATTGCGCCGCAGCGCGTCATGGTCGACGCGCGCGAGGCGGCGAAGACCGCTCAGGAACGGACTTCCTCGATGAGCCGGCTGGACTCGTCATGCCAGTCCAGTGCGGTCGGCTCCAGCTTCTCCCTGAACTTGGCGCCGTGGTGGGCGCAGAACATCAGTTCGCCCGATTCCATCTTGACGTGGACGTATGCCTGGGCACCGCAGAGGTCGCAGCGGTCGGAGGCGGTAAGGCGCGGCTCTTCTTCGAGGGTTGCGGCTGCGTTCTCGGTTGCAATCTGAGACATGTGCTGCTCCTTTTCTCGAAACGATCGCGTTGTTACCCAATAACAACACACCGCACTGACAAATCTGCCCAATGACGGCTGTCGTTCGCTGTGCGCGTAGCCACCCCTCCCCAGTTGAGAAGGCTTAGTGGCGTGGGTGTCGGAGACGGGCGAGGGCGCGGAAGGTCATTACTCTTAAGAACGCCCCTGCAATCGATCGAAAGGAAACGCGCCTGTGGCGAGTTCCGATTACTCCGCACGTCACCTGTCCGTGTTGGAGGGACTCGAAGCGGTGCGTAAGCGCCCGGGCATGTACATCGGGTCGACCGACTCCCGAGGCCTCATGCACTGCCTCTGGGAGATCATCGACAACTCGGTGGACGAGGCACTGGCCGGGCACGGTGACCAGATCACGGTTCGGCTGCACTCCGACAACAGTGTCGAGGTGCACGACCGGGCCCGCGGCATCCCTGTGGACGTCGAACCGAAGACCGGCCTGTCCGGCGTCGAGGTGGTCTTCACCAAGCTGCACGCCGGCGGCAAGTTCGGGTCCGGCTCCTACGCCGCATCCGGTGGCCTGCACGGTGTCGGCGCATCCGTTGTGAACGCGTTGTCTGAGCGGCTCGACGTCGAGGTCGACCGTGACGGCAAGACCTGGGCGATGTCCTTCCATCGCGGAGAACCCGGCATCTTCGACGACAAGAAGGGGGAGCCGACGCCGGATGCCCCGTTCACGCCGTTCATCTCGGGTAGCGAGTTGCGCGTGGTGGGCAAGGTGGCCAAGGGTGTCACCGGTACCCGCATCCGCTACTGGGCAGACCGCCAGATCTTCACCCGCGGCGCATCCTTCCTGTCCGACGATCTGACCGCGCGGGCGCAGCAGACCGCGTTCCTGGTTCCCGGACTCGGCATCGACATCCTCGACGAGCGCGGCGAAGAGCCGGTCAGCCAGTCGTTCAAATACTCCGGCGGAATCTCCGAGTTCGCCGATTACCTGGCACCGGATGCCGCGATCACCGACACCTGGCGGATCACTGACTCGGGCACCTTCACCGAGACGGTGCCAGTGTTGCAGGAGAACGGCCACATGGTGCCGACCGAGGTCAGCCGACAGTGCGACGTCGACATCGCCTTGCGCTGGGGGACCGGCTACGAAACGGTCATGAAGACCTTCGTAAACATCATTGCCACCCCGAAGGGTGGCACCCACCAGGCGGGCTTCGAGGCCGGCCTGCTCAAGTTCCTCCGTGCGCAGGTTGAGCAGAATGCGCGCCGGCTGAAGGTCGGCAATGACAAGCTCGACAAGGACGATGTGCTCGCCGGGCTCACCGTTGTGCTCACCGTGCGGGTACCCGAACCGCAGTTCGAGGGACAGACCAAGGAAGTACTGGGCACGCCGGCCGTGCGCTCGATCGTCTCGAACGTGGTCTCGAAGGCGCTGGCTGCTCGGTTCAGCTCCACCAAGCGCGATGACAAGGCCCAGTCGGCGCTGGTGCTCGACAAGATCGTCGCCGAGATGAAGTCCCGAATTTCGGCTAGGGCACACAAGGAGACGCAGCGTCGCAAGAACGCGCTCGAGAGTTCGTCGCTGCCGACCAAGCTGGTCGACTGCCGCAGCAACGACGTCGCGAGCAGCGAACTGTTCATCGTCGAGGGTGACTCGGCGCTCGGCACGGCCAAGCTCGCCCGTGACAGTGAGTTCCAGGCGTTGCTGCCGATCCGTGGCAAGATCCTGAACGTGCAGAAGGCGTCCGTGTCGGACATGCTCTCTAACGCGGAATGCGCCTCGATCATCCAGGTCATCGGCGCTGGTTCGGGTCGTAGCTTTGACATCGCGCAGGCGAGGTACGGCAAGGTCATCATCATGAGTGACGCCGATGTCGACGGCGCGCACATCCGCACGCTGCTGCTGACGCTGTTCTTCCGGTACATGCGACCGATGATCGAGAACGGGCGGGTGTTCGCGGCGGTCCCGCCGCTGCACCGGGTAGTGGTGATGAACCCCGGTTCGAAGCCGAACGAGACGATCTACACCTACTCCGAGGCGGAACTGCACGGCGTGCTCGCCGGCTTGAAGCGCACCGGCAAGAAGTATCAGGATCCGATCCAGCGCTACAAGGGCCTCGGTGAGATGGATGCCGACCAACTGGCGACAACCACGATGTCACGGTCGCAGCGCACACTGCGGCGCGTCAACGTCGGCGATGCCGAGAATGCTGCGCGTGTGTTCGAGCTGCTGATGGGCAACGACGTGGCGCCGCGCAAGGGCTTCATCATCGAGAACTCGGACCGGCTCTCGCGGGACAGCATCGACGCCTAGGGTGCCGCTTCGGCGAGACGTCATACTCACTGGTCGATAGCCTTTCTTCCGGTGGCCCCGGAGCGCCGCGAGCGAAGCCCGTCCGGTGGCCCCGGAGCGCCGCGAGCGAAGCGAGTGACACGTCTCGAAACCCGT
The Diaminobutyricimonas sp. LJ205 genome window above contains:
- a CDS encoding alanine racemase C-terminal domain-containing protein, whose translation is MSGLRRLARVDHDALRRNLAKLTDSPAAEVADLRADAYGHGLLQIARTLDAAGLGGAVVSLDADRSRLADAGIRMSLHTESPLAGEPGQHMLGPALFGLLSEPAPAEASATEPVLRLSGEVVAVKPVPAGRGVSYGYTYRTANPSRLALIGLGYADGVPRPASNRAPVLIGSFTGTVSGRIAMDQFVVDLGDEHASVGDEAVLFGSPLRGEPSVLDWAQATRIPAESITAGLGQRIERIHLP
- a CDS encoding type IIA DNA topoisomerase subunit B — its product is MASSDYSARHLSVLEGLEAVRKRPGMYIGSTDSRGLMHCLWEIIDNSVDEALAGHGDQITVRLHSDNSVEVHDRARGIPVDVEPKTGLSGVEVVFTKLHAGGKFGSGSYAASGGLHGVGASVVNALSERLDVEVDRDGKTWAMSFHRGEPGIFDDKKGEPTPDAPFTPFISGSELRVVGKVAKGVTGTRIRYWADRQIFTRGASFLSDDLTARAQQTAFLVPGLGIDILDERGEEPVSQSFKYSGGISEFADYLAPDAAITDTWRITDSGTFTETVPVLQENGHMVPTEVSRQCDVDIALRWGTGYETVMKTFVNIIATPKGGTHQAGFEAGLLKFLRAQVEQNARRLKVGNDKLDKDDVLAGLTVVLTVRVPEPQFEGQTKEVLGTPAVRSIVSNVVSKALAARFSSTKRDDKAQSALVLDKIVAEMKSRISARAHKETQRRKNALESSSLPTKLVDCRSNDVASSELFIVEGDSALGTAKLARDSEFQALLPIRGKILNVQKASVSDMLSNAECASIIQVIGAGSGRSFDIAQARYGKVIIMSDADVDGAHIRTLLLTLFFRYMRPMIENGRVFAAVPPLHRVVVMNPGSKPNETIYTYSEAELHGVLAGLKRTGKKYQDPIQRYKGLGEMDADQLATTTMSRSQRTLRRVNVGDAENAARVFELLMGNDVAPRKGFIIENSDRLSRDSIDA